Proteins encoded by one window of Burkholderia plantarii:
- a CDS encoding sigma-54 dependent transcriptional regulator, which yields MGIATRHLIYFSPAPSVDLQRCFDARGWQIEVVHSARELRRAAGRGGIAGGLLDVSGGVGVADLHDVETCLTTPNVGWIAATQRGQMQDAALRRLVRDYCFDYVTMPCSGERIVESVGHAYGMITLTEPPPHAGTLGEGEMVGACEAMLALFRTIRKVASTDAPVFIAGESGTGKELTAVAIHERSARAAAPFVAINCGAIPPHLLQSELFGYERGAFTGATQRKIGRVEAAHGGTLFLDEIGDLPLESQASLLRFLQEGRIERLGGHASIPVDVRVICATHVDMEAALRAGRFREDLYHRLCVLKLVEPPLRERGRDIEVLARHMLERFRGDGHRRLRGFAPDAIAALHNYGWPGNVRELINRVRRAIVMSEGRMITAADLELSGFVDHAPVSLVAAREAAERRAIEVALLRHRGRLAEAACELGVSRVTLYRLMLAHGMREREPGAAGLAAPAAAERREAC from the coding sequence ATGGGAATCGCCACTAGGCATCTGATCTATTTTTCTCCGGCGCCGAGCGTCGATCTGCAACGCTGCTTCGACGCGCGCGGCTGGCAGATCGAGGTCGTGCATTCGGCGCGCGAATTGCGCCGGGCGGCCGGACGGGGCGGCATCGCGGGCGGCCTGCTCGACGTGTCGGGCGGGGTCGGCGTGGCCGATCTGCACGACGTCGAGACCTGCCTCACCACGCCGAACGTCGGCTGGATCGCGGCCACGCAGCGCGGCCAGATGCAGGACGCCGCGCTGCGCCGGCTGGTGCGCGACTACTGCTTCGACTACGTGACGATGCCGTGCAGCGGCGAGCGCATCGTCGAGTCGGTCGGCCATGCCTACGGCATGATCACGCTGACCGAACCGCCGCCGCATGCGGGCACGCTCGGCGAAGGCGAGATGGTCGGCGCCTGCGAGGCGATGCTCGCGCTGTTCCGGACCATCCGCAAGGTTGCGTCGACCGACGCGCCGGTGTTCATCGCCGGCGAGTCGGGCACCGGCAAGGAACTGACTGCGGTGGCGATCCACGAGCGCTCGGCGCGCGCGGCGGCGCCGTTCGTGGCGATCAACTGCGGCGCGATCCCGCCTCACCTGCTGCAGTCCGAGCTGTTCGGCTACGAACGCGGCGCGTTCACCGGCGCCACCCAGCGCAAGATCGGCCGCGTCGAGGCCGCGCATGGCGGCACGCTGTTCCTCGACGAGATCGGCGACCTGCCGCTGGAAAGCCAGGCGAGCCTGCTGCGCTTCCTGCAGGAAGGCCGCATCGAGCGGCTCGGCGGCCATGCGTCGATCCCGGTCGACGTGCGCGTGATCTGCGCGACCCACGTCGACATGGAGGCCGCGCTGCGTGCCGGGCGCTTTCGCGAGGATCTCTATCACCGGCTGTGCGTGTTGAAGCTGGTCGAACCGCCGCTGCGCGAGCGTGGCCGCGACATCGAGGTGTTGGCGCGACACATGCTCGAACGCTTTCGCGGCGACGGGCACCGGCGGCTGCGCGGCTTCGCGCCCGATGCGATCGCGGCGCTTCACAACTATGGCTGGCCCGGCAACGTGCGCGAGCTGATCAACCGCGTGCGGCGCGCGATCGTGATGTCGGAGGGGCGCATGATCACGGCGGCCGACCTGGAACTGTCGGGCTTCGTCGACCATGCGCCGGTCTCGCTCGTGGCGGCGCGCGAGGCCGCCGAGCGCCGCGCGATCGAGGTGGCGCTGCTGCGCCATCGCGGGCGCCTGGCCGAGGCCGCGTGCGAACTCGGCGTGTCGCGCGTGACGCTGTACCGGCTGATGCTCGCGCACGGCATGCGCGAACGCGAGCCTGGCGCGGCCGGGCTCGCGGCGCCGGCCGCCGCTGAGCGGCGCGAGGCTTGTTAG
- a CDS encoding thymidylate synthase — MKQYLDLVRTILDTGSWQENRTGVRTIGIPGAMLRFDLQQGFPAVTTKKLAFKSAIGELVGFLRASRSAAEFRALGCKVWDANANDNAAWLANPYRTGVDDLGDVYGVQWRSWPGYKVLDAQATAQVEDALSRGYRIVTRFDEAGAQKVLLHKAIDQLRDCLDTIMRDPSSRRILFHGWNPVKLEEIALPACHLLYQFLPNLAKREISLCLYIRSNDVGLGTPFNLTEGAALLELVGRLTGYQPRWFSYFIGDAHIYENQLDMLRQQLEREPYESPRLEIAERVPDYAKTGVYAPEWLERIEPADFSLAGYRHHAPLTAPMAV; from the coding sequence ATGAAACAGTATCTCGATCTCGTCCGCACCATCCTCGACACCGGCTCCTGGCAGGAAAACCGCACCGGCGTCCGCACCATCGGCATTCCCGGCGCGATGCTGCGCTTCGACCTCCAGCAGGGCTTTCCGGCCGTCACGACCAAGAAGCTCGCGTTCAAGTCGGCGATCGGCGAGCTGGTCGGCTTCCTGCGCGCCTCGCGCAGCGCGGCCGAATTCCGCGCGCTCGGCTGCAAGGTCTGGGACGCCAACGCGAACGACAACGCCGCCTGGCTCGCGAACCCGTATCGCACCGGCGTGGACGATCTCGGCGACGTGTACGGCGTGCAATGGCGCAGCTGGCCCGGCTACAAGGTGCTCGACGCGCAGGCGACGGCGCAGGTCGAGGACGCGCTCTCGCGCGGCTACCGGATCGTCACGCGCTTCGACGAGGCGGGCGCGCAGAAGGTGCTGCTGCACAAGGCGATCGACCAGCTGCGCGACTGCCTCGACACGATCATGCGCGACCCGTCGAGCCGGCGCATCCTGTTCCACGGCTGGAACCCCGTGAAGCTCGAGGAAATCGCGCTGCCGGCCTGCCATCTGCTCTACCAGTTCCTGCCGAACCTGGCGAAGCGCGAGATCTCGCTCTGCCTGTACATCCGCAGCAACGACGTGGGCCTCGGCACGCCGTTCAACCTCACGGAAGGCGCGGCGCTGCTGGAACTCGTCGGCCGGCTGACGGGATACCAGCCGCGCTGGTTCAGCTATTTCATCGGCGATGCGCACATCTACGAGAACCAGCTCGACATGCTGCGCCAGCAGCTCGAGCGCGAGCCCTACGAGAGCCCGCGCCTCGAGATCGCCGAGCGCGTGCCCGACTACGCGAAGACGGGCGTCTACGCGCCCGAATGGCTGGAACGGATCGAACCGGCCGATTTCTCGCTGGCCGGCTATCGCCATCACGCGCCGCTGACGGCGCCGATGGCGGTCTGA
- a CDS encoding DUF6600 domain-containing protein gives MTSRRASFLSTSPTALATLALAAFTALGATAPGALAQTPPPTAAAAPTAQQPGGDPPSRVARLDYLSGPVTTEPAGASDWSYAAVNRPLTTGDQLWNDRGGRSEMHIGSTAVRLDQSTSLALLNLDDSNAQLKVALGTLSTHVREVPPGSAYEIDTPNLALAINGAGDYRVDVAPDGASTTVTVRSGSATVYGDSGQMPIGPGQQVTFTGTGLQTAGSGAAPAPDAFDQWGGARDAAEDRSISARYVSREIPGYQDLDANGSWHETPEYGAVWTPNSVPAGWAPYHTGHWIWQAPWGWTWVDDAPWGFAPYHYGRWAYVDNSWGWVPGPIVPAAPPCYAPALVAFVGGGGGGFDWSVGLAAGGALAAGIAWFPLGPREVWHPGWQGWSPRYYERVNRPVFVNQTVNITNIHNTYVNYHVRNAITAVPATAFMHGQPVAHFAQHVDPQQWRNARIGAGAPGIAPVRQSFSGGLRNAAYRPPQAAFAHPIVATRNPAVPAAFHDRQAQQYAQHGGSVPGAGAPVIRAATPPNYAARPVRPVAGGAAPNGGRNPWAMHNVQLVNPHGPVLQASRGGPAAHPGPGTPSAAAMRGNGMPAAGFARPGAPTPGNGVPRPPAESRQPGGAQPPRQAAPGDQPAWTRPHAPIAQQHANGGFPHNDAAGQRGGEVPGGQPHPNFGERYGQNVQNVQSRVNGVPVQPGGQGFAPNQTPHAAPGMHVPTQPRVEQQAPHVNAPRPEFGQQQPPHMAAPQPHVEAPRFERPQPQPRVEAPRMEAPQPHFERPQPQPQPRMEPQRIESQHMAPPHVEAPRPAPAQPHPQEAPHPGHPAHG, from the coding sequence ATGACATCACGCCGCGCTTCGTTCCTGTCGACTTCACCGACCGCACTGGCCACGCTGGCCCTTGCCGCGTTCACGGCGCTCGGCGCCACCGCGCCGGGCGCGCTCGCCCAGACTCCGCCGCCCACCGCGGCCGCCGCACCAACCGCGCAGCAGCCGGGCGGCGACCCGCCATCGCGCGTGGCGCGGCTCGACTATCTGTCCGGTCCCGTGACGACCGAGCCCGCCGGCGCGAGCGACTGGTCCTACGCGGCCGTGAACCGCCCGCTGACCACCGGCGACCAGCTCTGGAACGATCGCGGCGGTCGCTCGGAAATGCATATCGGCTCGACCGCGGTGCGGCTCGACCAATCGACCTCGCTCGCGCTCCTGAACCTCGACGACAGCAACGCGCAGTTGAAGGTCGCGCTCGGCACGCTGTCGACGCACGTGCGCGAGGTGCCGCCCGGCAGCGCCTATGAAATCGACACGCCGAACCTCGCGCTCGCGATCAACGGCGCCGGCGACTACCGCGTCGACGTCGCGCCGGACGGCGCCTCGACCACCGTCACGGTGCGCAGCGGCAGCGCGACCGTGTACGGCGACAGCGGCCAGATGCCGATCGGCCCCGGCCAGCAGGTCACCTTCACCGGCACCGGCCTGCAGACGGCCGGCAGCGGCGCGGCGCCCGCGCCCGATGCGTTCGACCAGTGGGGCGGCGCGCGCGACGCGGCCGAGGACCGCTCGATCTCGGCGCGCTACGTGTCGCGCGAGATCCCCGGCTACCAGGATCTCGACGCGAACGGCAGCTGGCACGAAACGCCCGAGTACGGCGCGGTCTGGACTCCGAACAGCGTGCCGGCCGGCTGGGCGCCCTATCACACCGGCCACTGGATCTGGCAGGCGCCGTGGGGCTGGACCTGGGTCGACGATGCGCCGTGGGGCTTCGCGCCCTATCATTACGGCCGCTGGGCCTATGTCGACAACAGCTGGGGCTGGGTGCCCGGCCCGATCGTGCCGGCCGCGCCGCCCTGCTACGCACCGGCACTGGTGGCCTTCGTCGGCGGCGGGGGCGGCGGCTTCGACTGGAGCGTCGGGCTGGCCGCGGGCGGCGCGCTCGCCGCCGGCATCGCGTGGTTCCCGCTCGGCCCGCGCGAAGTCTGGCATCCCGGCTGGCAGGGCTGGAGCCCGCGCTACTACGAACGCGTGAACCGGCCGGTGTTCGTCAACCAGACCGTCAACATCACCAACATCCACAACACCTACGTGAACTATCACGTGCGCAACGCCATCACCGCCGTGCCGGCGACGGCGTTCATGCACGGGCAGCCGGTCGCGCACTTCGCGCAGCACGTCGATCCGCAGCAGTGGCGCAACGCGCGCATCGGCGCGGGCGCGCCCGGCATCGCGCCAGTGCGCCAGAGCTTCTCGGGCGGCCTGCGCAACGCGGCCTACCGGCCGCCGCAGGCCGCGTTCGCGCATCCGATCGTGGCCACCCGCAATCCGGCCGTGCCCGCAGCGTTCCACGACCGGCAGGCGCAGCAGTATGCGCAGCATGGCGGCAGCGTGCCGGGCGCGGGCGCGCCGGTAATCCGCGCCGCGACGCCGCCGAACTACGCGGCGCGGCCGGTCCGTCCGGTGGCGGGCGGCGCCGCGCCGAACGGCGGCCGGAACCCGTGGGCGATGCACAACGTGCAGCTCGTGAATCCGCACGGGCCGGTGCTGCAGGCGAGCCGCGGCGGACCGGCTGCGCATCCCGGGCCGGGCACGCCGTCGGCGGCCGCGATGCGAGGCAACGGCATGCCCGCCGCCGGCTTCGCGCGGCCGGGTGCCCCAACGCCGGGCAACGGCGTGCCGCGCCCGCCCGCCGAATCGCGGCAGCCGGGCGGCGCGCAGCCGCCCCGGCAGGCGGCCCCCGGCGACCAGCCGGCGTGGACCCGACCGCATGCGCCGATCGCGCAGCAGCACGCCAACGGCGGCTTCCCGCACAACGACGCGGCGGGCCAGCGCGGCGGCGAAGTCCCCGGCGGCCAACCGCATCCGAACTTCGGCGAGCGATACGGCCAGAACGTGCAAAACGTGCAGTCGCGTGTCAACGGCGTGCCGGTCCAGCCGGGCGGCCAGGGCTTCGCGCCGAACCAGACGCCGCACGCGGCGCCGGGCATGCACGTACCGACCCAGCCGCGCGTCGAGCAGCAGGCGCCGCACGTCAACGCGCCCCGGCCCGAGTTCGGCCAGCAACAACCACCGCATATGGCGGCCCCGCAGCCGCACGTCGAGGCACCCCGCTTCGAACGCCCGCAACCGCAGCCTCGCGTCGAGGCGCCGCGCATGGAAGCACCCCAGCCGCATTTCGAGCGTCCTCAACCGCAACCGCAGCCGCGCATGGAGCCGCAGCGCATTGAGTCGCAGCACATGGCGCCGCCGCACGTGGAAGCACCGCGCCCGGCGCCGGCACAGCCGCATCCGCAGGAGGCACCGCACCCGGGGCACCCCGCGCACGGCTGA
- a CDS encoding ArsR/SmtB family transcription factor has product MIATDPHFPGLSRIGALLADPGRAAMLWALMDGSARPAGELTRLAGLSPSAGSAHLARLTDGGLLTPEVRGRHRYYRIASPDVAAAIEALANLAQAAAPALPPRAPRPARTVPMEMRHARTCYDHMAGELAVRLYERMLDAGWLTAQTREVEVTPAGAAQFTRWRIDLGGERQRRRRFACTCLDWSERRAHLAGALGAALLDAFRAQRWVESTGKPRILRVTPEGRRQFERLLTGR; this is encoded by the coding sequence ATGATCGCCACCGACCCGCACTTTCCCGGCCTGAGCCGGATCGGCGCGCTGCTCGCCGACCCGGGCCGCGCAGCCATGCTGTGGGCGCTGATGGACGGCAGCGCGCGCCCGGCCGGCGAGCTCACGCGGCTCGCCGGGCTCTCGCCGTCGGCCGGCAGCGCGCATCTCGCGCGCCTGACCGACGGCGGCCTGCTCACGCCCGAAGTGCGCGGCCGGCACCGCTATTACCGGATCGCGTCGCCCGATGTCGCCGCCGCGATCGAGGCGCTCGCCAATCTCGCGCAGGCCGCCGCGCCCGCCCTGCCGCCGCGGGCGCCCCGGCCAGCGCGCACCGTGCCGATGGAGATGCGCCATGCGCGCACCTGCTACGACCACATGGCCGGCGAACTCGCGGTGCGGCTCTACGAGCGCATGCTCGATGCCGGCTGGCTCACCGCCCAGACGCGCGAGGTCGAGGTCACGCCGGCCGGCGCGGCGCAGTTCACGCGCTGGCGCATCGATCTCGGCGGCGAACGGCAGCGCCGCCGGCGCTTCGCCTGCACCTGCCTCGACTGGAGCGAGCGGCGCGCGCATCTGGCCGGCGCGCTCGGCGCCGCGCTGCTCGACGCGTTCCGCGCGCAGCGCTGGGTCGAGTCCACCGGCAAGCCGCGCATCCTGCGCGTCACGCCCGAGGGACGGCGCCAGTTCGAGCGGCTGCTTACCGGCCGTTGA
- a CDS encoding acyl-CoA thioesterase: MSNSSPTAPLDRSETVFRFLAEPTSVNFGGKVHGGALMKWIDETAYACAAIWSSRYCVTVSVGNIRFQRPILVGNLVELKARVVATGRTSMHIHVSVHAGDPKGGVLRQTTDCLVVFVAVDENGNPLPVPPFVPATDEEKRLAQYAMDVRAALDKIVELKPEEVAKGTV; the protein is encoded by the coding sequence ATGTCGAATTCCTCGCCCACCGCGCCGCTCGATCGCTCCGAGACGGTGTTCCGTTTCCTCGCCGAGCCGACCTCCGTGAACTTCGGCGGCAAGGTCCACGGCGGTGCGTTGATGAAGTGGATCGACGAAACCGCCTATGCCTGCGCGGCGATCTGGTCGAGCCGCTATTGCGTGACCGTCAGCGTCGGCAACATCCGTTTCCAGCGGCCGATCCTGGTCGGCAACCTGGTCGAGCTGAAGGCGCGCGTGGTCGCCACGGGCCGCACCAGCATGCACATCCACGTATCGGTCCACGCCGGCGATCCGAAAGGCGGCGTGCTTCGCCAGACCACCGACTGCCTGGTGGTGTTCGTGGCCGTCGACGAGAACGGCAACCCGCTGCCGGTGCCGCCGTTCGTGCCCGCCACCGACGAGGAGAAGCGCCTCGCGCAGTACGCGATGGACGTGCGCGCGGCGCTCGACAAGATCGTCGAGCTGAAGCCCGAGGAAGTCGCGAAGGGCACGGTCTGA
- the fumC gene encoding class II fumarate hydratase has protein sequence MSEAVRMERDTFGEIAVPDARLWGAQTQRSLQNFKISTEKQSPELIHALALIKRAAASVNRELGVLPDDKANAIVAAADEIIAGRHPDEFPLAVWQTGSGTQTNMNLNEVIANRASELLGGVRGESRKVHPNDDVNRGQSSNDVFPTAMHIAAAFAIHTRLLPALKRLRATLDEKSKAFAAIVKIGRTHLQDATPLTLGQEFSGYVAQLDQGIRHVESTLPHLYELAQGGTAVGTGLNAHPKFAVAVADEIGRLTQLPFVTAPNKFEVMAAADALVFAHGALKTVAASLMKIANDVRWLASGPRCGLGELSIPENEPGSSIMPGKVNPTQSEAVTMLCCQVFGNDVAVNFGGASGNFELNVFRPMIAHNVLQSVRLLADGALSFNDHCAVGIEPNHSRIDTLLNESLMLVTALNPHIGYDKAAQIAKKAHKDGTTLKAAALALGHVTDAQFDEWVKPAEMIGKP, from the coding sequence GACGCCCGCCTGTGGGGCGCGCAGACGCAGCGTTCGCTGCAGAACTTCAAGATCTCGACCGAAAAGCAGTCGCCCGAGCTGATCCATGCGCTCGCGCTGATCAAGCGCGCGGCGGCCAGCGTCAACCGCGAGCTCGGCGTGCTGCCCGACGACAAGGCGAACGCGATCGTGGCGGCCGCCGACGAGATCATCGCCGGCCGGCACCCGGACGAGTTCCCGCTCGCGGTCTGGCAGACCGGCTCGGGCACGCAGACCAACATGAACCTCAACGAGGTGATCGCGAACCGCGCGAGCGAGCTGCTCGGCGGCGTGCGCGGCGAGTCGCGCAAGGTCCACCCGAACGACGACGTGAACCGCGGCCAGTCGTCGAACGACGTGTTCCCGACGGCGATGCACATCGCCGCCGCGTTCGCGATCCACACCCGGCTGCTGCCGGCGTTGAAGCGCCTGCGCGCGACGCTCGACGAGAAGTCGAAGGCGTTCGCCGCGATCGTCAAGATCGGCCGCACGCACCTGCAGGACGCCACGCCGCTCACGCTCGGCCAGGAGTTCTCGGGCTACGTCGCGCAGCTCGATCAGGGCATCCGCCACGTCGAATCGACGCTGCCGCACCTGTACGAACTCGCGCAGGGCGGCACCGCGGTCGGCACCGGCCTCAACGCGCATCCGAAGTTCGCGGTGGCGGTGGCCGACGAGATCGGCCGGCTCACCCAGCTGCCGTTCGTCACGGCGCCGAACAAGTTCGAGGTGATGGCCGCGGCCGACGCGCTGGTGTTCGCGCACGGCGCGCTGAAGACGGTCGCCGCGAGCCTGATGAAGATCGCCAACGACGTACGCTGGCTCGCCAGCGGCCCGCGCTGCGGCCTCGGCGAGCTGTCGATCCCGGAAAACGAGCCGGGCAGCTCGATCATGCCGGGCAAGGTGAATCCGACCCAGTCGGAAGCGGTGACGATGCTGTGCTGCCAGGTGTTCGGCAACGACGTGGCCGTGAACTTCGGCGGCGCGAGCGGCAACTTCGAGCTGAACGTGTTCCGGCCGATGATCGCGCACAACGTGCTGCAGTCGGTGCGGCTCCTGGCCGACGGCGCGCTCAGCTTCAACGACCACTGCGCGGTCGGCATCGAGCCGAACCATTCGCGCATCGACACGCTGCTCAACGAATCGCTGATGCTGGTGACGGCGCTCAATCCGCACATCGGCTACGACAAGGCCGCGCAGATCGCGAAGAAGGCGCACAAGGACGGCACCACGCTGAAGGCCGCCGCGCTCGCGCTCGGCCACGTGACCGACGCGCAGTTCGACGAGTGGGTGAAGCCGGCCGAGATGATCGGCAAGCCCTGA